The Musa acuminata AAA Group cultivar baxijiao chromosome BXJ3-6, Cavendish_Baxijiao_AAA, whole genome shotgun sequence region ATGAAGCTGGAAGGATACTAACATAGACTTTTAGCAACAAAATTTCCGATTCAAGAGAATAAAGTAACACAGAGGATCAAAAATGAGGTGCACGGTTGACCGTGTCATCATCAACTTTGCGGAAGTCAACTCTGAGGCTTCTTTCACAGGTGAATGTTCTTTGTTCCCTGTGGCGATCAACTTTCATGGGAAATCGCTGTCCCTTCCAAAGGAGCCATGCAATGATACCGACAGAGGAAAGCAGAGCATGTCAGCCTTAGATACAAATGGTCGGCCGTATTCTCCCTCACGGAGTTGAGCGAGGGGtcgtgaggaggaggaggaggaggagatgagctGCAACGGGTGCAGGGTGCTGCGCAAGGGGTGCAGCCGCGCGTGCGTACTGCGGCCGTGCCTCCGATGGATCGACACGGCGGAGGCGCAGGGCCACGCCACCGCCTTCGTCGCCAGGTTCTTCGGCCGCGCCGCCTTCATGTCCCTCCTCTCCGCTGTCCCCGACTCCCAACGCCCCGGTTCGTACGTCCTCTGCTCCCGCACcctctcctccttcctcctcccccaCCTCTTCTTGGCTTAAAACCCCTTCCGGTTGATCGGTCGCAGCCCTGTTCCAGTCGCTGCTCTTCGAGGCGTGTGGCCGGACCATCAACCCCGTGGGCGGCGCCGTCGGGCTGCTCTGTACCGGCAACTGGCATCTCTGCCAGGCCGCCGTCAACGCCGTCCTCAACGGCGACGCCCTCGCCCCCCTTCCCAGCCATCTCACCACCGGCAGCTTCCCGCCGACCCCAGTGTCCGACGCCAAGCGGCGCAGCGCGGCGTCCCCGTCTTCCTCCTCCGCTTTCTTCCCCCGAGACATGGACCTGTGGTTGTTTCCGAGGCCGGCCGCTGCCGCCAGCGAAGAGACGCCATATATGAACTCGGAGGGGTCGGTGGCGACGGCCAGCGGCGCACCGACGCTGCTCAACCTCTTCGGTTGAGTGGAAGGACTTCCGCTTCACGAGTGCGCTCGCACGCGCGCACGCCcgccatactatatatatatatatatatattctgttgTACAATGGATGGACTCGATCCCTCCGTATGGGGAGGGAGGTGGGAGCACCGGCGGTGACCGCATCTCGTACAGTGTAATCCACTTTCGTCTAATAaagtaagtaaataaataaattgtgGCATTCTTTTGGCGGCTACCaaattaatgataataaaaaaaggtCGTTTTAGTTACCACTTCAAATAAAACTAAGAAAACAATAGAAAGATTTCAGTCCAAAACCTCGAAATCTATCAGTCTATGAAATGCATACGAAACCTAATAATTACACTTTTATTAGCTATTTTTCTTTGGTCttcaaaaatatcaataattcattcCAGTCTTTTTCAGAACAACACAAATACAACCATTAAACATTCACATTAAAAAATATCAGTTGAATGTTCTATGAAGATGTTGGACTAACAAGTTGATTACCTGTTCAGAGACCTCAAATTGTAATGCAAATCCGAAATCATATCACAGTTACAAGATCTGTACCTGAAAGCATACATGATTTTGACTGCACCACTGATGACTATGGTTTATCCTGTTGAATATACCTTGTTGTTAATGACCAGACACATTTTATGACATTATGTATGCTATTGCACTCACTACCAGCATTAGAAAGTCATGCATGCCACATCATTAATTAAGAGACACACAATATAACATGTCATGAAGAATTGCTCAGATTTGGTCCCATGTGATTTCTGCAACAAAGTAAAAGTTCTATGGACAACAATAACAAGAGAGATGGTCTTAGATATCTGCTGATGCAATGTACCCACAGCTGCTTATTGTAACTCAATCATAACACTTGAAATCTTGGTACATTTTGCCACCAAAGAAGCATCAGGTAGTAGGTAACATAAAGATCAGATTGTTTAAAGACTAACAACTATTTCATCATCTATGATGTTGCACAAAATATTCCTGCACTGTTAGTTGATTATACAAAAAAAGAACACATAGGCAACTGAATTAGTATTTGCAAGAACCCTCCCAAAGTATTCTAACATGTCAACAGAAAAAAGGAGAAATGGAACAACTGAATCACAATCTGTCCAAGAATCTCAGTCTTGGGAAAGCAGCAAGATGTTGAAAGTGCATAGATTCCTAAAGATAGGCCTGGTAGAGACATATGGCCTCAAAAGAATTCCATGTTACATTCAACATCAGAACAAATATCAGGACATACAAGCTGCACCTGTTAACCTCGGTGGCCAGATCGTGATCGTCAAGTAGTGATGTTGTTCGCCAACTTCATCCTCAAGAGAACATATATATGACATTTGTTGCCAATGATTGtacataaataagaaataaactgAAGAATGAGCAAAGGAAATTTTGCTTTGATGAAATATGAGAACAAATTAGCCAAGGTCATTGCATCAAGAAATATTCGTGACTACAGAGGGCCTAGAATTCCAGCATCATTTTGCTTAAGCTGAAAACAGTTTTCATAGGTAAACTTCTAATACCAAAAAATTATTGCTCCTTTTCACAGTTAGTAAACAGCTCTGACACGTAAACATCCTTCTAATGTCTTAAATGAAGAAACAAGTTATTCTTTTACtttgtgaaaagaaaaagaaaaaagaaggcgcCAAAACACATATATACATAAGCTTCACTTTGATTAGCATATGAAGACATAATCTGTATACACAGCAAGGTAATTCCTGCAAGGAAAAATAGCAACACTGTGGTGATATGCATACAAAAGACTACATGAATCAACTGCCCTAGAAAGATGAATGCCTGCATTTGCTTTGCACCCAACAAAACCCAAATGTCATTATTGTTACCTTCGCATAATCTCCAGTTAGAAACTGAGGAGGTTACTTTGATGTTAGTGATCAAAGAAGATTGTAAGAAAATCTGCTCTACAGTTGCATTTGGCTGACTTTTCGTTTTACTTGTATCGTATGACTTTGTAGGCTACATTGTTTGACCTGTCATGAACTTTTGTGTCAACAAACAATTCAAGAAACTGGAaacgagaaaaaaataaaaaggtccATCACAGCACTTACATGCATAGCTGCGACTGTGGACAAGAGGTCTCTGGATTGATCAAGTAATAGGCGTTCTTCAGCAGCCACTTTAGCAATTTCAGATATCATGGAACTCATTTCTTGTACCTGTAAATGATGATGGGTTTAGAGCTTGAATAAGAATATAGAGAACAAATTCTTAAACAAATCAAGCTTTCAtgatagaattgttaaaatgagaaATGTGAAGAGAACTGATTTTTAATTGTCATTCTTTATATGTCAACTCATGCAAACAGATATTTGCTAATCAAGAAGGGATCTTCTAAGCAAAtacagttccttttgtgtgttaaTTACTAATGCAATAAAAATTATGTTCTATCCTATACTATTCAAGAATGCTGCTACTTGCAAGAAGGTAGATGATGAAACAGACAGATAAAGTGAGTTATATGTCACTAAGAGAGATTTTAAAACAAGTATAAGCACATCATAGAATATCAAAATCAACTAAGCTAAATTGAGAAACAAAACAACAGAAGAGACAGGTTGAATATGGGAAGTCATTAAGGATGTCACCTTCGACAACTGAGAGCATACTGAGGATCCCATTGTTTGCATCACTTCCACAGCCGAACCAACAGCATGTTTCACTTTCTGGATGTCTGCCTACTTATATAAAACACAGCTATGTGATTCCAAAAGCACTTGTATAGAGATCATTAGTCATATGGTAATACTGCAAATCTTGAAGCACGAACCTTGGCTCCACCAACAACAGGAAGACGGAGTGTTGTAGCCTTTAGTGCTTCAATAGCTCCAGATAATGCATTTGAATGGTCCCTATCCATGAGAGACCATTCTTCCAGATAGGTCATCTGCATTAATCAAGTTTTACATTGTTCAACATCATACATCTCATAAGTTGTCCAAATATGTCAGTAAAAGAATTCATTCTCTTAAAAAGAACTTCTAAAAATTTATCAATTATAAACAAATGCAGAATACAAAATGACATATTCAATATTTTATGTTCATGTCTTGCAGTGTCCCTTTATTTCTCAGCATCACTTAAGAGAAACTTTTCAGTATATTCGAGAACAAATAATATATAACCTTACGGTTCCAGTCCTTGATATTTGACGGTGACATGAAAAATAATTCTGATCCAAATCAATCCAATTGATTAAATAACTAAACGAAATTTGATTGAGAACAGAAGAAATGATGAGAGACGACTTACTTGCCCCTCAAGAACAGAATTTAGCTTTAAATTTTGTGTCAGAAGTTGTAGCTTGATCCTCTTAAAAGCAACAGAATCACGCAATTTTGAGGTAGTAACCCATGCATCATACATAGTTTTCTGATACAGATTAAAAGAAAACCATTAGCAAAAGTACCTGAGGCTTGACCATTATAAATGAGATCAAAACAGTGAGCAGGAAGAGAAGAGAGACAAATAAGAATAAGGATGGCTAGTTTCTTGCTCTACATGAAGAAGAGATTCTATCTACACATCTACTCTCATTTAATTTTGGCTTCTTACTAAATTCAATTTAGTTGAAAAACACATTTGAGCATGCCAAAATCATCACTTGATTTTGTGAAGTCTTTGCAACACTATTGCTATTCACAaaagatattattcaaaataatattattatttcgaAAGGAACACTGTTTTAGGGGATTTCTTGGCTAGAGACTCTTACTGCATCAATGAATACCAACCACATCATCCAAACAATATTTCTCACATTATAGCTGATTACAGACAACTCTAGCACATGGAATTAAGTAGCTAGTTCAGAATCCTATCTGATTAATGAGGTGAATCAAATTAATTGTACAGGGAGGTCCAAGTGATATCAGTGCAGCTGGCATCTTTCTTTTAGTACAGACCTAAATCTATAGGGCACTGAaaggaaaaaaatagaatacATGAGTTCTCTATTTTGAGCCTTCATATATGCATATGGCTTAAAATTAAAGGGTCAGCTGGGAAGGACAAAAGAGCTCATCATGGAAACTACACCAAGTTCATTCTGCTGGCCTTTAAAACTATATCTAGTACTTAAATGCATAAAAAACAACATCATCCTATCAAGATCTTTCCACACTACCGTGAAGGATCTAAATTTAAAAAGGAATGCAATATCTGGATAGAATAGTTAAAGCTAGATGTGCATTTAGAATATGAATGGTGCTAAAATTCAAGAACATTTAACTTATACAAGTTCCAGAGTTCTCTCGAGCAGTTATTCTTCAATTATAAATTAGTACAAGTATCaaaaagtgcttgtaattatataTCAATCAGTCTAAAACATCTTGCAAGGTGACAGCTGTGTGAACAAAACGGAACTTTGGTGACATAATTTAAGATCTAGGGAAACAAGTTAGATTGAACTGAGGAAAATAATATACCAAAATGATTGGTGAAGCTTGTGTTTAAATTTTAGCTGTTACTTGATGGAGATAACAACTTACTGGATATATCAACCGTAAGCTAAATTATCCAATCAGAAAATACAAATTGGAAATCCAATACAAGCTACTACAAGATTGTGCGAAAAAAAGCAAACTTGGAACCATTTTATGAAATCAACATTACCTCTGCAGTCACCTTCTGCAACAGGAATGCTGCAGTGGCCCTCGCATTAGCAAATCGCCATTGCAAGTGTCGATTATCAAATACCCTCAACATGTGTGCCTCTTCAATCCTGTTCTCTCCTTTCTTTGCTCTCCTCACTTCAGCAGCAAAGCTTAGGATTGAAGGTGCATTAGCTGGCTGACTGATCGGAGAGACAGTCACAGTTGTGCCAATCCTTGCCCTCAAAGGACTAGTCATTCCCCTTGATGGGGAAGTCATGAGCTTACCAGGAGAAGAAGGTCTCATGGGTCCATGGAGTGGCGAAGAAATCGACCTTGGAGACGACGATAACGTCCTTTCCACTGACAATTTCTTCACCGAACCAAGCTTCGGATGGACCATGTGCCTCGTACCTGAAGACTGCAGCGAGCCCGAATCCGGCGGTTGGTGAAGGCGGCTATTTGTCTCCTGCCAAAACCTCGCAGGCACACTGATTCCCTGAGGAGTGACCTTCGCCCTTGGTGGCATGCCGAGCTCCGGCGTCCCCGAATTGCCCCCTGATGACACGCTATCAGTGTCAGAGGAAGCAGAGAGATCGCCCCCATCGTATGAAGCCTTCCCCGGGGCATCATTGAACACCATCGACTGCTGCAGCAACCGGACGGTGAGCAAGATTGGGTCTTTGTGCTCCAACGAGCAATCCAAGCTCCTCGTCAACGGATTTGGCGCTCGAGTACTTGCGGCAGGCCACAGGCGGTGGTTGTCCAAGGGCACAGTGTTCTCCGAGTGATCTCCTGTCCTCGCTGGTGTTGCGGAAACGCCACTGGCACGTCGGCGTTCCGGGCTGGGCCTGCGTGCCGGACTAGGGGAGGCGGTCTTGGCGCGGCTGGTCTGGTAGAAGAAGGATTCCCCTTGGAATGAGACCGAGAGGCTTCGGGTGGTCGTGCTTAGGGCTCGAGCGGCAGAGGAGGGTTCAACCGGAGCGGGCCGGGGATCACGTCGCGGCGTCAAAGGCCGTGCGCGATCGACGGAATGAGATCGCCTCTGGGCAACGGACTGGGGCAAGGCCGGCGGCGTCGAGGGCCGCGGCCGCACGGGAGGGGAAGGGAGGCGCCGCGAACTCGAGGAAGAGCCGGAAGAAGAGAAGGTAGTGGGCGTGGAGTACGAAGTGGCCGTGgacgaagagggagagggagagggggcgTTCGAGGGGAGGCAGCGCGATGAGATCTCCTTGGAGGGAGGCCGCCTGGGGGCGGCATTGTACTTCTCGGAGCGGACCAGCGGCAGGCGGTGGGGGTTCTCGGCATCGTCGCGGTACTGAGGAGGAGGGTTCTTGGGGCTTGGAGGGCGGTTCCGGGAGGCGGCGGTGTTGGCCGGGGTGGTGGCCACCATGGATCTCGTCGGCGCCGTCTCGATCTCGGGCCTCGTGTCTTCCCTCCCTCCAATTCCGCCAGAACACTTGGGGGGTTTACATTACCTGGCGGAGCACCGGACTCGTGCTCCTCCAATACTTACTCTCCCCTaacagaagagaagagaggagTGAGGTAAAGCAAAAGAGTGAATAGTTTGCATCACTCACACACACAACAGAGAGACATGAGAAGAAGTTTCTTAGATTTGTTTTTGTTTCCTCTTCCAATTTCTTTCTTCCACTCCCTCACTACATCACTCTTATTGTTTTTTGTGTTGATTTCTTGGCTCTGTTGTTTGTGTTTCttctattattattagtattttttcTTGCACTGCCTCTCTACATCACTCttgttgttttctcttgatttcttgggtTCTGTTGCTGTTGTATTGTTGTTGATGGCTGTAGTCAGTGTAGTGTTGCTGCCAAGTAATGCAAGGCTTTGCTGTTTTGCTAAGATTGGAGTCTTTCAGTGTCAGATTgatgcatgtgtgtgtgtgtgtacagagagagagagagagagagagagagagaggaattttTATTTGCTAGAGTCAAAATCATCATGTGATTGGAGACTGCATCTGCAAGCTAAACAATTTGTGATGGGAAAGAGGTCAGGAGAGAGCCCCATTAAATGTTTGTAGTTAGTATTTCCCTTTGACTTGTTTCATACTTCTGTTGGAAGAACAAAGAGGGCACCTCATTTTAATAGTTTATTTTATGGGTACATTTGGACTCACTGAACCAAAATATTTGATGCAATGAATCAGTATCTTCCACAGCTAAGAACATTTGGTGATGCAAaaaggtaatgaactgagaacacATCTACATATCTTCCAACAAAGGAATAAGATTTATGAGAAGGTTTCAGTTGATCAGTCAAACTATATGCAGTGCATTTGGGCCAAACTATATGCAGTGGTATTAGGTTATAGATGGTTGACTTAGAAAAGAAGCAACCAAATCCTGTTGACATTCTGCAAATGTAGGTGTCTATACTGTGCCATGATTGGAAAAAAACTCATGGAAAGTCAAATCAGAAAcctaactttcttttatagcagaaGATGAGGGTTAAAAGATCACATCAAGATGTGCCAAAACAAGCTTGAAAGACATCAAATTCTGATGGCCTGCAAGCCATGCTTGTTCTCACTTTGATAAGGGAAGTCCCCTCTTCTTTCTCGCATAACTAATGAGTAATGATGATATTAATTGAAGTTTCTAAGGTTCAAAGTAACAAGCATTAATCAAAAAGATATTTTCATACAGATTTTGAGTTTCTAGAAATTATACATGTAAAACTTATATCTAGAAGAATAAATGTAAAAACCACTAATTCAAAGGGATAAATATCTGCACTTGAATTATATTGCTGAACATTTTGCAGAGTAAACTCTGATAATTGAGAGCTGTTGTGACAGCTTCACTAATATTGGAGAATTTAGCTTTTTCCTCATGTTTTATGTCATTAATCAATTTGCATTTAAGAGACAAGATCAAGAATTACATAAATTCATGAAGAACAAGGAACCCATTGTGACAAATCTAAGAAGAAGAATGAATTCAGAACCAAGATATAAGGCCACAGGTGCAGTTGCTTACCTTGATGAAGAGCATGCAAGCCAAGAAAGCCACTTCAAACCATGCATACATCACAGCTATGGCCTTAGAGATGCTAAGCCCTCAAACAGTGTGGCTGGAGAAATAAAACCTGTACCACCACCAACTAGCTTTCTAGCCCAAAGTCATTGTAATTTGCAGCTTAAGCTTTCTGAGTTGGTGTCAAGCatctttctccttcctcccctctcCTCTTTTGCTTTCAGTGAGGTTTTGTTCACAGCACTACTGTATGCTGCATTCCGAGTCCCACCACCTGTCTTTTTACAGTTGGTCACAGTTCATCAAACAGTGGCACCAAGCCCACCAAGTGGAGCTTTTGTACTTTGTATGGCAGCTCAGTTGGCTGAAGCCATGATGACATGCAGTGTGCTGACCCTATTTTACTGAGGTCCTATCTTTTTCAAGAAATATAGAGATTTAGATTCTTATTTCTTTATATGAGCTTTTATTGTCATGATCCCAGTGCTCCCAGTTTCTGAGTATTTGCATTGCTGGATCATGTGAGTGCTCCCTGTCAAACACCAGAGTCATCTAGTCCCCTGCATTTCCATTGCACTACTCTGTGGCTGTTTCTTCATTTTTACTCCAGAGAATGAAGACTACTACAAGTAGTCAAACTGTCTTTTGCCATTAGATTTACCTGTAAATATGTTTCTGTAACTTTCACTCAAGAACCATGTACAAAAAATCTacaggaaaaaagaagaaaattccaTTGCTTCTTATACCTGACATATTGCAGCAAAATCTACTTATCAGATATGTAGGTGACAGATAACTCTCACAGATATATGTATCTCTCCATTAAATTATTAAGAACAGTTGCTTTTCAAAAGTTTATGAAGTGAGAGGACTAGAAAAGCAACATCTTTGATCAAACATAATCATGTTTCAGTTCTTCAGCAATGcatgttcttcttctttattctcagaaagaagaagaagaagaagaagcaggttTC contains the following coding sequences:
- the LOC135640196 gene encoding LOB domain-containing protein 38-like gives rise to the protein MSCNGCRVLRKGCSRACVLRPCLRWIDTAEAQGHATAFVARFFGRAAFMSLLSAVPDSQRPALFQSLLFEACGRTINPVGGAVGLLCTGNWHLCQAAVNAVLNGDALAPLPSHLTTGSFPPTPVSDAKRRSAASPSSSSAFFPRDMDLWLFPRPAAAASEETPYMNSEGSVATASGAPTLLNLFG
- the LOC103987237 gene encoding QWRF motif-containing protein 2, with protein sequence MVATTPANTAASRNRPPSPKNPPPQYRDDAENPHRLPLVRSEKYNAAPRRPPSKEISSRCLPSNAPSPSPSSSTATSYSTPTTFSSSGSSSSSRRLPSPPVRPRPSTPPALPQSVAQRRSHSVDRARPLTPRRDPRPAPVEPSSAARALSTTTRSLSVSFQGESFFYQTSRAKTASPSPARRPSPERRRASGVSATPARTGDHSENTVPLDNHRLWPAASTRAPNPLTRSLDCSLEHKDPILLTVRLLQQSMVFNDAPGKASYDGGDLSASSDTDSVSSGGNSGTPELGMPPRAKVTPQGISVPARFWQETNSRLHQPPDSGSLQSSGTRHMVHPKLGSVKKLSVERTLSSSPRSISSPLHGPMRPSSPGKLMTSPSRGMTSPLRARIGTTVTVSPISQPANAPSILSFAAEVRRAKKGENRIEEAHMLRVFDNRHLQWRFANARATAAFLLQKVTAEKTMYDAWVTTSKLRDSVAFKRIKLQLLTQNLKLNSVLEGQMTYLEEWSLMDRDHSNALSGAIEALKATTLRLPVVGGAKADIQKVKHAVGSAVEVMQTMGSSVCSQLSKVQEMSSMISEIAKVAAEERLLLDQSRDLLSTVAAMHVKQCSLQSHTIQVKRKVSQMQL